One window of Nocardia nova SH22a genomic DNA carries:
- a CDS encoding SAM-dependent methyltransferase — MNVRRLLPRRAGADVVQFEEVRSILREANRADPETLAAIATELRAQADGASRRVQVEIDGVIARFRAAQKDRGTGGDAGAVGSGIVGTAMREADERLARCLAYAQPARVRQFLLGGKEVFESDRALGAALIEAHPHARYAAAVTRAFHRWVTDALAGVGVGQFLDIGAGYEPCVHRIAQARNPAARTVYADMDPIVLAHGRAQDSDEKTRWIDVDLTDPDAVLTLASEDGLLDLSEPVALSLVGVLEHIAGDELAAGAIRELTAGLTSGSALIVTHAAADIDPVRMEQAATAYSEHGLTYRPRAYDRIAEYFTDFELESPGIVGPHQWMRSPHAGLERITDEDICCYAAIGWKK, encoded by the coding sequence ATGAACGTCCGCCGACTTCTTCCGCGCCGGGCCGGTGCGGATGTGGTCCAGTTCGAGGAAGTGCGCTCGATCCTGCGTGAGGCGAATCGTGCGGATCCCGAGACCTTGGCCGCTATCGCCACCGAGCTGCGGGCGCAGGCCGATGGGGCTTCGCGTCGGGTGCAGGTCGAGATCGATGGTGTGATCGCCAGATTCCGTGCGGCGCAGAAGGATCGGGGGACCGGCGGCGATGCGGGTGCGGTGGGCTCGGGGATTGTCGGGACGGCGATGCGTGAGGCGGATGAGCGGCTGGCTCGGTGTCTGGCCTATGCACAGCCCGCGCGGGTGCGCCAATTCCTGTTGGGTGGCAAGGAAGTATTCGAATCCGATCGGGCGCTGGGTGCCGCGCTGATCGAGGCGCATCCCCACGCGCGGTATGCCGCTGCTGTCACCCGCGCGTTCCATCGCTGGGTGACCGATGCGTTGGCCGGGGTCGGCGTCGGGCAATTCCTGGACATCGGAGCGGGCTATGAGCCCTGTGTGCACAGGATCGCACAAGCTCGAAATCCCGCTGCCCGAACGGTTTACGCCGACATGGACCCGATCGTGCTCGCGCACGGTCGCGCACAGGATTCCGATGAGAAGACCCGATGGATCGACGTCGATCTCACCGATCCGGACGCGGTGCTCACGCTGGCGTCGGAGGACGGACTACTTGATCTGTCCGAGCCGGTCGCGCTCTCGCTGGTCGGAGTGCTCGAACACATCGCCGGTGACGAGCTGGCCGCGGGGGCGATCCGCGAGTTGACGGCCGGGCTGACATCGGGGTCGGCGCTGATCGTGACTCATGCGGCAGCCGACATCGACCCGGTCCGAATGGAACAGGCCGCGACCGCCTACAGCGAGCACGGGCTCACGTATCGGCCGCGCGCATACGACCGGATCGCCGAGTATTTCACCGATTTCGAACTGGAATCCCCGGGCATCGTCGGTCCACACCAGTGGATGCGGAGCCCGCACGCCGGTCTCGAGCGAATCACCGATGAGGACATCTGCTGCTACGCGGCCATCGGCTGGAAAAAGTGA
- a CDS encoding hydantoinase/oxoprolinase family protein: MIAVDVGGTFTDVVALRDGHIHTAKVSTDYADVTKPVLQGAALLGVQDSAVFNHASTHGLNAVITRQLPKIGFLATEGHRDILDMGRVWRPAEAILDPRWRRSFGDAARPLIPRYLRRGIRERITADGGVLFELDENQARAELEVLRTCGVAGVAICLINAYVNPAHELRLRELVREVLGDIPCSVSSEVSPLAKEYARASTTVVDALMKLIYADYTAKLEKGLAELGFTGQLNFADCAATLVPSQRAMEHPFRIVFSGPAAGTVASAHFGALIGESQLLCADVGGTSCDISVVTGGEPYVNTTFELEHDLVVNALANDVTAIGAGGGSLVSIGPTGAIQVGPGSAGSTPGPACYGRGGTQPTTTDTCLLIGIIDSETFAGGQVSLDPELSWRAFERLDSEFTLAQRVRYAYEMAVHNIAEGVFNVAIKNGVDPRDYTLIAYGAAGPMLLPAAMDAVHCKQVVVPPNPGLFSALGLLSADQVFTVNRSSYTILGPEVAPQIDALFAEMEAQLAERIEHDARVSFERSFDAHLVGQSWETPFVPVPGGAIDEAAIAAMIGSFHDTYEERSRNRFDMVPVEGVTFRVRAVLDTPKVDYPQIPERGPDEPLTPARTVTLRYLGDLDTADIETGQRAAVYHRDALRAGDELDGPIIVNEGLSTTHVGAGQRMTVGRYGELVIRRK; encoded by the coding sequence ATGATCGCAGTCGATGTGGGCGGCACGTTCACCGACGTAGTTGCCCTGCGCGACGGGCACATTCACACCGCGAAGGTGTCGACGGACTATGCCGATGTGACCAAGCCGGTGTTGCAGGGCGCGGCGCTGCTCGGTGTCCAGGACTCCGCGGTGTTCAACCACGCCAGCACGCACGGCCTCAACGCCGTGATCACCCGGCAACTGCCGAAGATCGGATTCCTGGCGACCGAGGGCCATCGCGACATCCTCGACATGGGAAGGGTGTGGCGTCCGGCGGAGGCGATTCTCGATCCGCGCTGGCGACGCAGTTTCGGCGATGCCGCGCGCCCGCTGATCCCGCGGTATCTGCGCCGCGGAATTCGGGAACGCATCACCGCCGACGGCGGCGTGCTGTTCGAACTCGACGAGAATCAGGCCCGCGCCGAACTCGAGGTGCTGCGCACCTGCGGTGTGGCGGGCGTGGCGATCTGCCTGATCAACGCCTACGTCAACCCCGCGCACGAGCTGCGGCTGCGCGAACTGGTGCGCGAGGTGCTCGGCGACATTCCCTGCTCCGTGTCGAGCGAGGTGTCCCCGCTGGCCAAGGAGTACGCCCGCGCGTCGACAACGGTCGTCGACGCCCTGATGAAACTCATCTACGCCGACTACACCGCGAAACTCGAAAAGGGTTTGGCGGAACTGGGTTTCACGGGTCAGCTGAACTTCGCCGACTGCGCCGCGACGCTGGTGCCCTCGCAGCGGGCGATGGAGCATCCGTTCCGCATCGTGTTCTCCGGTCCGGCCGCCGGCACCGTCGCCAGCGCCCACTTCGGAGCGTTGATCGGTGAATCGCAGTTGCTGTGTGCCGATGTGGGCGGCACCTCCTGCGATATCAGCGTGGTCACCGGCGGTGAGCCGTATGTGAACACGACGTTCGAACTCGAACACGATCTGGTGGTCAACGCGCTCGCCAACGACGTCACCGCGATCGGCGCGGGCGGCGGCAGCCTGGTGAGCATCGGGCCGACCGGTGCGATCCAGGTCGGTCCGGGCAGCGCCGGTTCGACCCCGGGCCCGGCGTGCTACGGCCGCGGCGGCACACAGCCGACCACCACCGACACCTGCCTGCTGATCGGCATCATCGACAGCGAAACCTTCGCCGGTGGCCAGGTGAGCCTGGACCCGGAGCTGTCGTGGCGGGCGTTCGAACGGCTGGATTCGGAATTCACACTCGCCCAACGGGTTCGCTACGCCTACGAGATGGCGGTGCACAATATCGCCGAGGGCGTGTTCAACGTCGCCATCAAGAACGGTGTGGACCCGCGCGACTACACGCTGATCGCCTACGGTGCGGCGGGCCCGATGCTGCTGCCGGCGGCGATGGATGCCGTGCACTGCAAACAGGTTGTGGTGCCGCCGAATCCGGGTCTGTTCTCCGCGCTGGGCCTGCTGTCGGCCGATCAGGTGTTCACGGTGAACCGCAGCTCCTACACGATCCTCGGCCCCGAGGTCGCCCCGCAGATCGACGCGCTGTTCGCCGAGATGGAAGCCCAGCTCGCCGAACGGATCGAACACGACGCCCGGGTGAGTTTCGAGCGCAGTTTCGACGCCCACCTGGTCGGGCAGAGCTGGGAGACCCCGTTCGTGCCGGTTCCGGGCGGCGCCATCGACGAGGCCGCGATCGCCGCCATGATCGGCTCGTTCCACGACACCTACGAGGAACGCTCGCGCAACCGCTTCGACATGGTCCCGGTCGAGGGCGTCACCTTCCGGGTGCGCGCTGTCCTGGACACCCCGAAGGTCGACTATCCGCAGATTCCCGAACGGGGCCCGGACGAACCGCTCACCCCGGCTCGGACCGTCACCCTGCGCTACCTCGGCGATCTGGACACCGCCGATATCGAGACCGGACAGCGAGCGGCGGTCTACCACCGCGACGCACTGCGCGCCGGCGACGAACTCGACGGCCCGATCATCGTCAACGAGGGCCTGTCGACCACCCATGTCGGCGCCGGTCAGCGGATGACCGTCGGCCGCTACGGCGAACTCGTCATCCGAAGGAAGTGA
- a CDS encoding hydantoinase B/oxoprolinase family protein encodes MNAIDTEIRIRELSDERFHDRYGCDRFTASVIVNRLKYAVGHMSTAFLREAFSPIIRDWYDFACTVSGPPGQDYRMAVVSNSLTPFLGTMPDAGRNAIEEFGPENLAPGDVLICNDPYRGGTHVNDVLFTRPVFVDGAIVSFVNMRAHQLDMGGTVPGGFSATKMNVFENGLVIPPMLLWSKDRPVRSTFSLIFDNTRWGAMLMPDFKSMHQQLQLGERLIRENIERYGLAAYLGTLEYACDTSAEQMREAIASIPDGDYTGQASVDADGLDDTVDYTVHVTLRKRGPYVEADLSGTSAQARTCINCGVLDAKTALGVALTMLLDPEIPFTSGTWRGIDLVAPPGTFLTAMPPEGAPMMFWESSGALIAGIFDALNPVLGVNGVGGDYGSTNTHNANGLRADGTPWTSATQCGGEHGPWGATKEADGDSYTVLFNLNNLDPATETIEHDSPVVMLRKEHAIDTGGAGAHRGGAANLKDTLWLTDADHYLSPFRTKEPSGVGANGGRAGPTGAIWIFPPRDGAAPADLIGIGSGVYADSTPVAGVLDPRTKALDPDNGAYHYFASQKTWKTKAGSVLRCLTNGGGGWGSPFERDPQQVLRDVRDEYVSVEGAARDYGVAVVGDPHNDPEGLRVDEAATARLRAG; translated from the coding sequence GTGAACGCAATCGACACCGAGATCCGCATCCGCGAACTGAGCGACGAGCGCTTCCACGACCGCTACGGCTGTGACCGGTTCACCGCGTCGGTGATCGTCAACCGGTTGAAGTACGCGGTCGGTCACATGTCCACGGCCTTTCTGCGCGAAGCCTTTTCGCCGATCATCCGCGATTGGTACGACTTCGCCTGCACCGTGAGCGGACCGCCCGGACAGGACTACCGGATGGCGGTGGTGAGCAACAGCCTCACCCCGTTCCTGGGCACCATGCCCGATGCCGGGCGCAACGCGATCGAGGAGTTCGGCCCCGAGAACCTGGCGCCGGGCGATGTGCTGATCTGCAACGACCCCTACCGCGGCGGCACCCACGTCAACGACGTGCTGTTCACCCGGCCGGTCTTCGTGGACGGCGCGATCGTGTCGTTCGTGAACATGCGCGCCCACCAACTGGATATGGGCGGCACCGTGCCCGGCGGGTTCTCCGCGACGAAGATGAACGTCTTCGAGAACGGCCTGGTGATCCCGCCGATGCTGCTGTGGTCGAAGGATCGGCCGGTGCGCTCGACGTTCAGCCTCATCTTCGACAACACCCGCTGGGGCGCGATGCTGATGCCCGACTTCAAGAGCATGCATCAGCAGCTGCAACTGGGCGAGCGGCTGATTCGCGAGAACATCGAAAGATACGGCCTCGCCGCCTATCTCGGCACCCTCGAATACGCCTGTGACACCTCCGCCGAGCAGATGCGCGAGGCCATCGCGAGCATTCCGGACGGCGACTACACCGGACAGGCGAGTGTGGACGCGGACGGGCTCGACGACACCGTCGACTACACGGTGCACGTGACGCTGCGCAAGCGCGGACCCTATGTCGAGGCCGACCTGTCGGGAACCTCGGCACAGGCCCGCACCTGCATCAATTGCGGTGTGCTGGACGCGAAGACGGCGCTCGGCGTCGCGCTGACCATGCTGCTCGATCCCGAGATCCCCTTCACCTCGGGCACCTGGCGCGGCATCGACCTGGTCGCCCCGCCGGGGACCTTCCTGACGGCGATGCCGCCCGAGGGCGCGCCGATGATGTTCTGGGAATCCTCGGGCGCGCTGATCGCGGGGATCTTCGACGCGCTCAATCCGGTGCTGGGCGTCAACGGTGTCGGCGGCGACTACGGATCGACCAACACCCACAACGCCAACGGCCTGCGCGCCGACGGCACCCCGTGGACCAGCGCCACCCAGTGCGGCGGCGAACACGGCCCGTGGGGTGCGACGAAAGAGGCCGACGGCGACAGCTACACGGTGCTGTTCAACCTCAACAACCTCGATCCCGCGACCGAGACGATCGAACACGATTCCCCGGTGGTGATGCTGCGCAAGGAGCACGCGATCGACACCGGCGGCGCGGGCGCGCACCGCGGCGGTGCCGCGAACCTCAAGGACACGCTGTGGCTGACCGACGCCGACCACTATCTGTCCCCGTTCCGCACCAAGGAGCCCAGCGGTGTCGGCGCCAACGGCGGCCGGGCCGGTCCGACCGGCGCGATCTGGATCTTCCCGCCGCGTGACGGCGCCGCACCCGCCGATCTGATCGGCATCGGATCCGGGGTGTATGCCGACAGCACACCGGTTGCGGGCGTATTGGATCCGCGGACCAAGGCGCTCGATCCGGACAACGGCGCCTACCACTACTTCGCCAGCCAGAAGACCTGGAAGACGAAGGCCGGATCGGTGCTGCGCTGCCTGACCAACGGAGGCGGCGGCTGGGGGTCGCCGTTCGAGCGCGACCCGCAGCAGGTCCTGCGCGATGTGCGCGACGAGTACGTCAGCGTCGAGGGCGCCGCCCGTGACTACGGCGTGGCCGTCGTGGGCGATCCGCACAACGACCCCGAGGGGTTGCGCGTCGACGAGGCGGCCACCGCCCGGTTGCGCGCCGGATAA
- a CDS encoding aldehyde dehydrogenase family protein, translating to MSAVDVAGVTVPHPDSVFVGGEWIAADGPRYDVVSPATEESVAQVVLPSSDQARAALRAADEGRSWERVPVETRVEICARFCAALEARFPEMGTVWAAEAGMPIRYSATLHKFGAAGAWSAALECAVDALRDDTRKSMLGEVLVRREPAGVVLAIMAYNGPLVTMGTKVIPALLAGCPVIVKAAVESQLIMRLVAECAVAAGFPPGALSILCGDVTIGRLLTADPRVDMVSLTGGRVAAQEIIEATRSRFARTHLELGGKSPALILDDAPLDRVLKTLVPGATGGTGQVCAALSRVLISERRHDELIERMRSAWQGLRIGDPLNGETRIGPLVNEAALRRTEGFVDRATGAGGQVVTGGRRPRHTRTGWYYEPTVITGLPPDADLVRNEVFGPVTVVQTYRDLEEGVWLADDTSFGLAASVYTADRAAALDVASRIRSGSVAVNTFGPAVSAPFGGVKGSGWGRESGPEGIAEFTELKQIVIGPGV from the coding sequence GTGAGTGCTGTCGATGTCGCGGGAGTGACCGTCCCGCATCCGGATTCGGTGTTCGTGGGCGGCGAGTGGATCGCCGCCGACGGGCCCCGGTACGACGTGGTCTCACCCGCCACCGAAGAGTCCGTCGCACAGGTCGTGCTGCCCTCGTCCGACCAGGCCCGCGCGGCGTTGCGGGCCGCGGACGAGGGGCGGTCGTGGGAGCGGGTGCCGGTGGAGACCCGAGTGGAGATCTGCGCCCGGTTCTGCGCGGCCCTGGAGGCGCGGTTCCCCGAGATGGGTACGGTCTGGGCCGCCGAGGCCGGAATGCCGATCCGCTACAGCGCCACCCTGCACAAATTCGGCGCGGCCGGTGCGTGGTCGGCGGCACTGGAATGCGCGGTAGACGCGCTGCGCGACGACACCCGCAAGTCGATGCTCGGCGAGGTGCTGGTGCGCCGGGAACCGGCCGGGGTGGTGCTGGCGATCATGGCCTACAACGGTCCGCTGGTCACGATGGGCACCAAGGTGATCCCGGCCCTGCTGGCCGGCTGTCCGGTGATCGTGAAGGCCGCGGTCGAGTCGCAGCTGATCATGCGGCTGGTCGCCGAATGTGCTGTGGCCGCGGGCTTTCCGCCGGGCGCGTTGAGCATCCTCTGCGGTGACGTGACGATCGGGCGGCTGCTGACCGCCGACCCCCGGGTGGACATGGTGTCGCTGACGGGCGGGCGGGTCGCGGCACAGGAGATCATCGAGGCGACCCGGTCGCGATTCGCGCGCACACATCTGGAACTCGGCGGCAAATCACCGGCGCTGATCCTCGACGACGCCCCGCTCGATCGCGTGCTGAAGACTTTGGTTCCCGGCGCGACCGGCGGCACCGGCCAGGTGTGCGCGGCGCTGTCACGGGTGCTGATCTCCGAGCGCCGCCACGACGAGTTGATCGAGAGAATGCGTTCGGCATGGCAGGGCCTGCGAATCGGCGATCCGCTCAACGGCGAAACCCGGATCGGGCCGCTGGTGAACGAGGCGGCGCTGCGCCGCACCGAGGGGTTCGTGGACCGCGCGACCGGTGCGGGTGGGCAGGTGGTCACCGGTGGCCGCCGGCCCCGGCACACCCGCACCGGCTGGTACTACGAGCCGACCGTGATCACCGGCCTGCCGCCGGACGCGGATCTGGTGCGCAACGAGGTGTTCGGTCCGGTGACGGTCGTACAGACCTATCGCGACCTCGAGGAGGGCGTGTGGCTGGCCGACGACACCAGCTTCGGCCTGGCCGCCTCGGTGTACACCGCCGACCGGGCCGCGGCCCTGGACGTCGCTTCCCGCATCAGGTCGGGATCGGTGGCGGTCAACACCTTCGGGCCCGCGGTCAGCGCGCCGTTCGGCGGAGTGAAGGGCTCCGGGTGGGGCCGCGAGTCGGGTCCGGAGGGGATCGCGGAATTCACCGAACTCAAACAGATCGTGATCGGCCCGGGCGTCTGA